The following are encoded together in the Diachasmimorpha longicaudata isolate KC_UGA_2023 chromosome 3, iyDiaLong2, whole genome shotgun sequence genome:
- the Cno gene encoding uncharacterized protein Cno isoform X6 — translation MIGLWSFKPRRSGKVEILLGSIMFHVRRRPADYVPRKRKKKPAGKWSEFDHRYEDERLPFLLELNPDGTEIPGGAGVKHRLQPNVTEVGSERPIGPQAVQAQTLTLTGPTVMPRHCVVAFTENIVTLTPCSRDAHTYVNNQRIHQTTILQNGAIIKFGRMHTFRFIDPTPEDRIRQRQEPSRQMDYVYDRRSPDMNNQDVNSEKYRSGSGTPNDGPDSNPPSPTKSAAANPRSPTNAHPIENTHNYETTFDLDGNVETASLTSSRDSNRLSQQYDRQPRGTDPILPAVLEFLEETEEAFLHAVITDVEPSAPQFKLAPTYTLYLAARYRASTHYRPELQPTERAHRLTVMLANVATMIQRVIQERYMDASSLALWLANGSELLHMLKSDRHVGAFSTRAQDILAEAVQTAFASLVRCVSLELAPAMSQFMADADEPAKEAGVLQIFSNTMALLRRCRVNAALTIQLFSHLFHTINATAFNALVSNGNLCVRWFGRRLKTRLNALETWAERQGLELASQCHLATIMQATHLLQAPKYNAEELATLSSTCFKLNSLQVRALLQKYQPAADEPRLPPELIENVVRIAESVADALARADGREIRLEEDPTLALALLLPEDGYSCEVIRGVPPGLAEFLAPLQRDGLCRMAPQPTSSGYWTIYMIDHHNNFRSPSAMSNRSGGYSGGHGVNHSQPEIQIIKLHKSTNGMGLSIVAAKGAGQDRLGIYIKSVVAGGAADADGRLTAGDQLLKVDGQSLVGITQEKAAEYLVRTGPIVTLEVAKQGAIYHGLATLLSQPSPVMTRAHKARPKSEQLEHPRLGDTAQPSTSYSVGNLLSTPMLTDHYQERLVDWDTGPERPQPGISNKTLNRQNIHNSCLNIYPIDESPIDEEYLWPKNQTWTNKRPIPVIQEPQMFLTIPSHLERYPPYPPPPEPTVPSNTPIQGNMSRGGFYSEDKTDLTFPTLTFECNDEADSCQTFLGITESIPFIDQFDDTCDGANDENKLEDDIKGNETNCPIHKGIHSLPSPHCCCHAHIAHCQMHKLCDEKSQKSGLNPEELKNQEVEISVVEEMPSKKDVEHSDRNISPPKMHTIMPELNLDLTGLNSDVSSDESATEKCWKSPEEIRLGCGRVAALAKHFSQLGEAGLIKFKSVKLGSSRQFVSEPDMASPRGFSCARRPRDMSKSETDLLKADKSVATTPEREWSMILLDIQTKNEIDEGQSRNTQKRMSMSQELRKSESKLSIAEQEEIIKQLQEFCNLDNVDAPLYIPNCDNERVNSMSSSLKVKGHWSTSNEGIDRSKLSFMDLSEGQNTVIRGSMSLDNLKQGNSPTVMSTISIHPDKKINKLEKYWSLKDLMPIEERKISKVTSEPGIFHEDRNFLWVKSMNANKLGRENVTIESRISISEDDRDNIVNIPGTRECASSPVNFSSIGEGLPRKTKFPNSFIKTKIKSKSEDKLAGEKISDKIEASQSLENLEKSSEIKSQSVLNDEFRRKLSKISMETAQRSKRLSFSSETVIPIRNRDSKIAKPIKKKSLMVLRKKCKSDLDVSERKPTPRFERGDWIFREFPSLEIDNDLRPRRMSERDLPSRIGHETTHHQIHSSKSVPALHNVGTMEGKQQHEVFNPGYSRASSSNSVTPPVQPPPMPAMNGATSLRSRSSHNLHDPIRAGTLPPSGLVSRQQSSPNLHPTHPGNVGSIQSNEAERFYQNLSVYRHQDPNAKQQPSPPQPLDERTALHSQKSLRGSQNSLNRPATDVNHQTLSRDRPISAYIPQGQQPYPGQMQQPRSQSSRDIIRQEAKLQEMQEEVRRRELRGGNPQLVNQYRPNAYNSRPITSGQPGNAIRPARPPVGSTPNLAANSPTYNYGQYGYNQYGQFNNKPIQNQQYAVVPKKGDPARMGQVHGIEQNRGYGNDQGHLAEQNRLYMGSQYSNGQYPSEGMRGQNGGEGHGDEVLPPVRPALPEDSGYRESPPPPPLNTSTHPLYTKQTDSGYTASMQDPPRGSYYPATTTTQQPRQYQYNATNPWQREEREKEQARRREAAKLWRDQQIAELSALLSRTPQQEEQLRALQLERDFQKRAEEVANQQDDDDESTEIDNESAQRVQGLLRMAASQDRNNQTNLSVLRTSTSNQSMRGQPLSPQPVGSQLQSTSVSLHTATSQGQQGGIYGGNEVNTMNIGSSMTSSYTSGQFPGKPLPTGYSEDRERQRRFEELKRKQNEFDENQKKREEELRMQQVYNKNQLHPGMLRLDNLVINGPSSPPGEAPPPPERGSSYAVMSQQSAMRSNTSSASNVPIGQPVVTTKRVSFHDPNANIETRNTGITSNPSSMTGMDTIREDPNNFINDAEILLASPKTPEGPGGPFSTATPGVIGAQEVYKDPRQKRLAEKQKQQLNSLGEVPEKLSFKEKMKMFAMETGEDGTPRDKVKISRAQREIDNIGNPLSPTNNNNTNTRS, via the exons ATGATTGGTTTGTGGTCGTTTAAACCCCGTCGAAGTGGCAAAGTCGAAATACTGTTGG GCTCCATAATGTTTCACGTGAGGAGAAGACCAGCGGATTACGTACCAAGAAAAAGGAAGAAGAAACCGGCTGGGAAATGGAGTGAATTTGATCACAGGTACGAGGATGAGAGATTGCCATTTCTCTTGGAGCTCAACCCCGACGGCACTGAAATTCCTGGTGGAGCTGGGGTTAAGCATCGCCTCCAGCCTAATGTTACTGAAGTGGGATCTGAGAGGCCTATCGGTCCTCAAGCTGTACAGGCCCAAACACTGACTCTTACCGGGCCCACTGTCATGCCTAGGCACTGCGTTGTCGCTTTCACAGAGAACATTGTTACCCTCACACCTTGCTCCAGAGATGCCCACACTTATGTTAATAATCAAAGGATACATCAGACCACTATTCTACAG AATGGTGCCATCATCAAATTCGGCCGAATGCACACCTTTCGGTTCATTGATCCAACCCCAGAGGATCGCATTAGGCAACGTCAGGAGCCCAGTAGACAGATGGATTACGTATATGACAG ACGCTCGCCAGACATGAACAACCAGGACGTGAATTCCGAGAAATATAGATCGGGCTCAGGGACACCGAATGATGGTCCAGATTCAAATCCACCGAGTCCAACAAAATCAGCAGCAGCTAATCCCCGGAGTCCCACAAATGCACATCCCATTGAGAATACACACAATTACGAAACGACATTTGATTTAGATGGAAATGTTGAAACAGCCAGTTTGACCAGCAGTCGTGATAGCAACAG ATTATCCCAACAATACGATCGCCAGCCTCGCGGAACCGATCCAATTCTCCCAGCAGTTTTGGAATTCCTCGAAGAAACCGAAGAGGCATTCCTTCACGCAGTTATAACCGACGTTGAGCCATCTGCTCCTCAATTCAAATTAGCCCCAACTTACACCCTGTACCTAGCTGCTCGCTACCGCGCTAGTACCCACTACCGGCCCGAGCTCCAACCGACCGAGAGGGCACACAGATTGACCGTAATGCTAGCAAACGTTGCTACAATGATTCAACGAGTGATTCAAGAGCGTTATATGGACGCATCATCCCTGGCTCTCTGGTTAGCCAATGGTTCTGAATTACTACACATGTTGAAGAGTGATCGACACGTCGGTGCATTCTCAACACGTGCCCAGGACATCTTGGCTGAAGCTGTACAGACTGCATTTGCTTCATTGGTAAGATGTGTATCCTTGGAATTGGCACCAGCAATGTCACAATTTATGGCTGATGCTGATGAGCCAGCGAAGGAAGCCGGtgttttacaaatattttcaaacacTATGGCCCTACTTCGGCGGTGTCGCGTTAATGCCGCTTTGACTATTCAACTGTTTAGTCATTTGTTCCACACGATAAACGCCACGGCTTTCAATGCCTTAGTTTCAAACGGCAATCTGTGCGTTCGTTGGTTCGGTAGGCGTTTAAAAACCCGGTTAAATGCCTTGGAAACGTGGGCCGAGAGACAAGGTCTTGAGCTCGCCAGTCAATGTCATCTTGCTACGATAATGCAAGCAACACATCTACTTCAAGCGCCCAAGTACAATGCCGAGGAGTTGGCGACATTGAGCTCTACCTGTTTCAAGCTTAATTCCCTTCAAGTGAGAGCACTTCTGCAGAAGTATCAACCGGCTGCTGATGAGCCTCGATTACCAccagaattaattgaaaatgtcGTGAGGATTGCTGAAAGTGTAGCTGATGCATTGGCTAGAGCTGATGGTAGAGAAATCAGACTTGAGGAGGATCCAACACTTGCTTTGGCTCTACTTTTACCTGAGGATGGCTATAGTTGTGAGGTTATACGGGGTGTACCACCAGGATTGGCAGAATTTCTCGCTCCACTTCAGAGGGATGGCCTTTGCAGAATGGCACCTCAACCCACTAGCAGTGGATATTGGACCATTTACATGATTGATCATCATAATAATTTCAGGAGCCCAAGTGCTATGAGCAATCGATCTGGCGGGTATTCTGGGGGCCATGGGGTTAATCACAGTCAACCCGAAATTCAAATTATCAAGCTTCATAAGTCTACTAACGGAATGGGGCTTAGTATCGTTGCCGCCAAG GGGGCTGGACAGGATCGTCTGGGCATTTATATCAAGAGTGTCGTAGCCGGAGGAGCTGCTGACGCT GACGGCCGACTAACAGCGGGTGATCAACTGCTCAAGGTTGATGGCCAGAGTCTAGTAGGAATTACTCAAGAAAA AGCTGCTGAATACTTAGTACGAACGGGACCAATTGTAACACTTGAAGTAGCTAAACAGGGTGCAATATATCATGGACTCGCTACACTACTGTCACAACCATCCCCTGTAATGACTCGAG CGCATAAGGCTCGTCCAAAGTCTGAACAGTTAGAGCATCCACGCTTGGGTGACACGGCTCAACCATCGACATCCTATTCAGTGGGTAACCTTCTATCCACCCCAATGCTAACCGATCACTATCAAGAGCGTCTGGTGGATTGGGACACAGGGCCCGAGCGGCCCCAACCAG GTATATCCAACAAGACTCTTAATCGTCAAAATATTCACAATTCGTGTCTTAACATATATCCAATCGATGAATCCCCGATAGATGAGGAGTACTTATGGCCGAAAAATCAAACATGGACCAATAAACGACCAATTCCTGTAATACAAGAGCCTCAAATGTTCCTAACTATTCCGAGCCATCTCGAGCGATATCCACCATATCCACCGCCACCAGAGCCAACTGTACCTAGTAATACCCCTATACAGGGGAATATGTCAAGGGGTGGGTTTTACAGTGAAGACAAGACTGATCTGACATTTCCAACCCTGACTTTTGAATGCAATGATGAGGCAGATAGTTGCCAGACATTTTTGGGTATTACCGAGTCAATTCCCTTCATAGATCAGTTCGACGACACATGCGACGGGGCCAATGACGAAAATAAGTTGGAAGACGATATAAAGGGTAACGAGACCAACTGTCCTATTCACAAAGGCATACACAGTTTACCATCCCCTCATTGCTGTTGTCACGCTCACATTGCCCACTGTCAAATGCACAAACTGTGCGATGAAAAATCACAGAAAAGCGGTCTAAATCCGGAGGAATTAAAGAATCAAGAGGTGGAGATCTCTGTGGTGGAAGAGATGCCCTCGAAAAAAGACGTTGAACATTCCGACAGAAATATATCACCACCGAAAATGCACACAATAATGCCGGAATTAAATTTAGATCTGACTGGTTTAAATAGCGATGTCTCCAGCGATGAATCAGCAACAGAAAAATGCTGGAAATCCCCGGAGGAAATTCGTCTGGGCTGTGGTAGAGTTGCTGCACTAGCTAAACACTTTTCACAACTCGGGGAAGCTGGCTTGATTAAATTCAAATCCGTGAAACTTGGTTCATCAAGGCAGTTTGTATCTGAGCCGGATATGGCATCTCCACGGGGCTTTAGTTGCGCCAGGAGACCACGGGATATGAGCAAATCAGAGACTGACTTGTTGAAAGCTGACAAGAGTGTGGCAACAACACCTGAGAGAGAGTGGAGTATGATACTATTGGACATTCAAACGAAAAATGAAATCGATGAAGGACAGTCTAGAAatactcagaagagaatgtcAATGAGTCAAGAATTGAGGAAGAGCGAGTCAAAGCTGTCGATAGCTGAACAAGAGGAGATCATAAAACAGTTGCAAGAATTTTGCAATCTCGATAATGTCGATGCACCTCTGTACATTCCCAATTGTGATAACGAGAGAGTGAATTCAATGTCATCATCATTAAAGGTGAAAGGTCATTGGAGTACCTCCAACGAAGGAATTGACAGGTCTAAGCTATCATTCATGGATCTCTCGGAAGGTCAGAATACTGTTATCAGGGGAAGCATGAGTCTCGATAATTTAAAACAAGGAAATTCTCCAACTGTCATGAGCACAATCAGCATTCAtccagataaaaaaatcaacaaattagaaaaatactgGTCTCTCAAAGATCTGATGCCGATTGAAGAACGAAAGATTTCAAAAGTGACATCTGAGCCAGGAATATTTCATGaagacagaaattttttgtgGGTTAAATCAATGAATGCGAACAAATTGGGGAGAGAAAATGTCACGATAGAAAGCAGAATATCCATTAGTGAAGATGATAGAGATAACATTGTCAATATTCCGGGGACGAGAGAGTGTGCCTCGAGCCccgtgaatttttcatcaattgggGAAGGACTTCCTAGAAAAACTAAATTCCCGAATTCCTTCATAAAGACTAAAATAAAGTCGAAAAGTGAGGATAAACTCGCAggcgaaaaaatttctgataaaattGAAGCCAGTCAGTCACTCGAAAATCTAGAAAAATCTTCTGAAATAAAGAGTCAATCAGTGTTGAACGACGAATTCAGGAGGAAGTTGTCGAAGATCTCAATGGAAACTGCCCAACGATCAAAGAGACTGTCATTCTCCTCCGAAACCGTCATTCCCATACGAAATAGGGACTCTAAGATAGCAAAGCCGATAAAGAAGAAGTCTCTTATGgtcttgagaaaaaaatgtaaaagcgATCTGGATGTTTCTGAGCGCAAACCTACCCCCAGGTTCGAGCGTGGTGACTGGATATTTCGTGAGTTTCCATCGTTGGAAATCGATAACGATCTCC GACCACGTCGCATGAGCGAGCGCGATCTGCCATCACGAATCGGACATGAAACGACGCACCATCAAATTCACAGCAGCAAATCAGTACCGGCACTTCACA ACGTAGGAACAATGGAGGGTAAGCAGCAGCACGAAGTCTTCAATCCAGGCTACAGTCGTGCATCATCAAGTAACAGTGTAACCCCCCCAGTCCAGCCACCCCCAATGCCCGCAATGAACGGTGCAACTTCCCTCCGATCACG GTCAAGCCACAATCTGCATGATCCGATAAGAGCAGGTACATTGCCACCCTCGGGATTAGTTAGTAGACAGCAATCCTCACCAAATCTTCATCCAACGCATCCGGGGAATGTCGGAAGTATTCAGAGCAACGAGGCGGAGAGATTTTATCAGAACCTAAGTGTCTACAGACATCAGGATCCCAATGCCAAACAGCAACCGAGTCCTCCACAACCATTGGACGAGAGGACGGCATTGCATAGCCAGAAGAGCTTACGGGGCTCCCAGAATTCTCTGAATCGACCGGCTACGGATGTCAATCATCAAACGCTGTCTAGGGACAGGCCGATTTCCGCTTATATTCCTCAAGGACAACAGCCTTATCCCGGTCAGATGCAGCAGCCGCGGTCACAGTCATCTAGAGACATTATCCGTCAGGAGGCGAAGCTTCAGGAAATGCAGGAGGAAGTTAGGAGGAGAGAATTGAGGGGTGGAAATCCACAGCTGGTGAATCAGTATCGACCAAATGCGTACAACTCTAGACCAATCACATCAGGTCAACCTGGTAATGCTATCAGACCGGCTAGGCCACCAGTGGGATCGACTCCAAATCTTGCTGCCAATTCACCAACATACAATTATGGCCAGTATGGATATAATCAGTATGGACAGTTCAATAATAAGCCGATTCAAAATCAGCAATATGCAGTTGTCCCGAAGAAGGGAGATCCTGCGAGAATGGGGCAGGTTCATGGGATTGAGCAGAACAGGGGATATGGAAATGATCAGGGACACTTGGCTGAGCAGAACCGGTTGTACATGGGGAGTCAGTATTCTAATGGACAGTATCCAAGCGAAGGAATGAGGGGACAGAATGGCGGTGAGGGTCACGGGGACGAGGTGTTACCACCTGTGAGACCTGCTTTACCGGAGGACAGTGGTTACAGGGAGagtccaccaccaccaccgctCAACACTTCTACCCATCCATTGTATACGAAGCAGACTGATTCTGG GTACACGGCAAGTATGCAGGATCCTCCTCGAGGCAGTTACTATCCTGCAACGACAACTACTCAGCAGCCCCGTCAATACCAATACAATGCGACAAACCCCTGGCAACGGGAGGAACGTGAAAAAGAACAGGCGCGTCGTCGTGAGGCTGCAAAGCTCTGGCGAGATCAACAGATCGCTGAATTATCTGCATTACTAAGCAGAACGCCTCAACAAGAGGAGCAATTGCGAGCACTGCAACTAGAGCGTGACTTCCAGAAACGTGCGGAGGAGGTGGCTAATCAACAAGACGATGACGACGAGAGTACGGAAATTGATAATGAAAGTGCTCAGAGGGTGCAGGGACTCTTGAGAATGGCAGCTTCCCAGGATCGAAACAATCAAACGAATTTATCAGTATTAAGAACAAGCACTAGTAATCAGTCGATGAGAGGGCAGCCGTTGTCACCTCAACCTGTGGGGAGTCAACTGCAATCAACGAGTGTCTCTTTGCATACGGCCACCAGTCAAGGACAGCAGGGGGGTATCTATGGAGGGAACGAAGTAAATACGATGAACATCGGGTCCTCCATGACTTCGAGCTATACTTCCGGCCAATTTCCCGGAAAGCCATTGCCGACTGGCTACAGCGAGGACCGCGAGCGTCAGAGAAGGTTTGAGGAACTCAAGCGAAAACAGAACGAGTTTGACGAGAACCAGAAGAAGAGGGAGGAGGAACTCAGAATGCAGCAGGTGTACAACAAGAATCAGCTTCATCCCGGAATGCTCAGGCTTGATAATCTTGTGATTAATGGACCTAGTTCACCGCCGGGTGAGGCACCACCACCGCCTGAGAGGGGCTCCAGCTATGCAGTTATGTCACAGCAGAGTGCTATGAGATCGAACACCTCGAGTGCATCTAATGTTCCTATTGGGCAGCCTGTTGTCACCACGAAGAGGGTATCGTTTCACGATCCCAATGCCAATATCGAGACGAGGAATACTGGGATAACCAGCAATCCTTCATCCATGACTGGTATGGATACTATTCGGGAGGATCCTAAT AACTTTATAAATGACGCGGAGATACTGTTGGCATCTCCAAAGACTCCAGAAGGCCCTGGTGGGCCCTTTTCCACCGCAACACCAGGGGTTATAGGAGCGCAGGAAGTTTACAA AGACCCCAGACAAAAACGATTGgctgaaaaacaaaaacaacagTTAAATTCCCTGGGAGAAGTCCCCGAAAAGCTGagtttcaaagaaaaaatgaagatgttTGCAatg